A window of the Rhea pennata isolate bPtePen1 chromosome 19, bPtePen1.pri, whole genome shotgun sequence genome harbors these coding sequences:
- the LOC134149154 gene encoding myosin heavy chain, skeletal muscle, adult-like isoform X2, producing MASPDSEMAAFGEAAPYLRKSEKERIEAQNKPFDAKSSVFVVHPKESFVKGTIQSREGGKVTVKSEAGETLTVKEDQVFSMNPPKYDKVEDMAMMTHLHEPAVLYNLKERYAAWMIYTYSGLFCVTVNPYKWLPVYNPEVVLAYRGKKRQEAPPHIFSISDNAYQFMLNDRENQSILITGESGAGKTVNTKRVIQYFATIAASGEKKKEEQAGKMQGTLEDQIISANPLLEAFGNAKTVRNDNSSRFGKFIRIHFGATGKLASADIETYLLEKSRVTFQLKAERSYHIFYQITSNKKPELIDMLLITTNPYDYHYVSQGEVTVPSIDDQEELMATDSAIDILGFTPDEKTAIYKLTGAVMHYGNLKFKQKQREEQAEPDGTEVADKAAYLMGLNSADMLKAMCYPRVKVGNEFVTKGQTVEQVHNAVGALAKAVYEKMFLWMVVRINQQLDTKQPRQYFIGVLDIAGFEIFDFNSFEQLCINFTNEKLQQFFNHHMFVLEQEEYKKEGIEWTFIDFGMDLAACIELIEKPMGIFSILEEECMFPKATDMSFKNKLYDQHLGKSSNFQKPKPVKGKAEAHFSLIHYAGTVDYNITGWLEKNKDPLNETVIGLYQKSSVKTLALLFANYGGADAGGGKKGGKKKGSSFQTVSALFRENLNKLMTNLRSTHPHFVRCIIPNETKTPGAMEHELVLHQLRCNGVLEGIRICRKGFPSRVLYADFKQRYRVLNVSAIPEGQFMDSKKASEKLLGSIDVDHTQYKFGHTKVFFKAGLIGLLEEMRDEKLAEIMTMTQARCRGFLMRVEYQRMVERRESIFCIQYNVRAFMNVKHWSWMKLFFKIKPLLKSAESEKEMANMKQEFEKTKEELAKSESKRKELEEKMVTLLQEKNDLQLQVQAEADSLADAEERCDQLIKTKIQLEAKIKEVTERAEDEEEINAELTAKKRKLEDECSELKKDIDDLELTLAKVEKEKHATENKVKNLTEEMAALDENIAKLTKEKKALQEAHQQTLDDLQAEEDKVNTLTKAKTKLEQQVDDLEGSLEQEKKLRMDLERAKRKLEGDLKLAQDTIMDLENDKQQLDEKLKKKDFEISQIQSKIEDEQVLGMQLQKKIKELQARIEELEEEIEAERTSRAKAEKHRADLSRELEEISERLEEAGGATAAQIEVNKKREAEFQKMRRDLEEATLQHEATAAALRKKHADSTAELGEQIDNLQRIKQKLEKEKSELKLEIDDLASNMESVSKAKANLEKMCRTLEDQLSEIKSKEEQNQRMINDLNTQRARLQTETGEYSRQIEEKDALISQLSRGKQGFTQQIEELKRHLEEEIKAKNALAHALQSARHDCDLLREQYEEEQEAKGELQRTLSKANSEVAQWRTKYETDAIQRTEELEEAKKKLAQRLQEAEEHVEAVNAKCASLEKTKQRLQNEVEDLMIDVERSNAACAALDKKQKNFDKILAEWKQKYEETQAELEASQKESRSLSTELFKMKNAYEESLDQLETLKRENKNLQQEIGDLTEQIAEGGKAIHELEKVKKQIEQEKSEIQAALEEAEASLEHEEGKILRLQLELNQVKSEIDRKIAEKDEEIEQLKRNHLRVVESMQSSLDAEIRSRNEALRLKKKMEGDLNEMEIQLSHANRVAAEAQKNLRNTQAVLKDTQIHLDDALRTQEDLKEQVAMVERRANLLQAEVEELRAALEQTERSRKVAEQELLDATERVQLLHTQNTSLINSKKKLETDIMQIQGEMEETIQEARNAEEKAKKAITDAAMMAEELKKEQDTSAHLERMKKNLDQTVKDLQHRLDEAEQLALKGGKKQIQKLEARVRELEGEVDAEQKRSAEAVKGVRKYERRVKELTYQSEEDRKNILRLQDLVDKLQMKVKSYKRQAEEAEELSNVNLSKFRKIQHELEEAEERADIAESQVNKLRVKSREFHSKKIEEEE from the exons ATGGCAAGTCCAGACTCTGAAATGGCCGCCTTCGGGGAGGCGGCTCCCTACCTCCGAAagtcagaaaaagagagaatcgAGGCCCAGAACAAGCCTTTTGATGCCAAATCATCAGTCTTTGTGGTACATCCTAAGGAGTCCTTTGTGAAAGGGACAATccagagcagggaaggagggaaggtCACTGTCAAGAGTGAAGCAGGAGAA ACTCTGACTGTGAAGGAAGATCAAGTCTTTTCCATGAACCCTCCAAAGTATGACAAAGTCGAGGACATGGCCATGATGACCCACCTCCATGAACCTGCTGTGCTGTATAACCTCAAAGAGCGTTATGCAGCCTGGATGATCTAC ACCTACTCGGGTCTCTTCTGTGTCACTGTCAACCCCTACAAGTGGCTGCCAGTGTACAACCCGGAGGTGGTGTTGGCCTACCGAGGCAAAAAGCGCCAGGAGGCCCCTCCCCACATCTTCTCCATCTCTGACAATGCCTATCAGTTCATGTTAAATG ATCGTGAGAATCAGTCAATCCTCATCAC CGGAGAATCCGGTGCCGGGAAGACTGTGAACACAAAGCGTGTCATCCAGTACTTTGCAACAATTGCAGCTAGCggggagaagaagaaggaggagcAGGCGGGCAAAATGCAG GGAACGCTTGAGGATCAAATCATCAGCGCCAACCCCCTGCTGGAGGCCTTTGGAAATGCCAAGACCGTGAGGAATGACAACTCCTCACGCTTT GGCAAATTCATCAGAATCCACTTTGGGGCCACCGGGAAACTGGCTTCTGCTGACATTGAAACCT ACCTGCTGGAGAAGTCCAGAGTCACTTTCCAGCTCAAGGCAGAAAGGAGCTACCACATATTTTATCAGATCACCTCCAACAAGAAGCCAGAGTTAATTG ACATGCTCCTCATTACCACCAACCCATATGACTATCATTATGTGAGTCAAGGTGAGGTCACTGTACCTAGCATTGACGACCAGGAGGAGCTGATGGCTACAGAT AGTGCCATTGACATCCTGGGCTTCACTCCTGATGAAAAGACCGCCATTTACAAGCTGACGGGTGCTGTCATGCACTACGGGAACTTGAAGTTCAAGCAGAAACAACgagaggagcaggcagagccagATGGCACAGAAG TTGCTGACAAGGCTGCATACTTGATGGGTCTGAACTCAGCTGACATGCTCAAAGCCATGTGTTACCCCCGAGTCAAGGTTGGAAATGAATTTGTGACGAAGGGTCAAACAGTGGAACAG GTGCACAATGCTGTAGGTGCTCTTGCAAAAGCTGTCTATGAGAAGATGTTCTTGTGGATGGTCGTCCGCATCAACCAACAGCTGGATACCAAACAACCAAGACAGTACTTCATTGGTGTCCTGGACATTGCCGGCTTTGAGATTTTTGAT TTCAATAGCTTCGAGCAGCTCTGCATCAACTTCACCAATGAGAAACTGCAACAGTTTTTCAACCACCACATGTTcgtgctggagcaggaggagtACAAGAAGGAAGGAATCGAATGGACATTCATTGACTTTGGGATGGACCTGGCTGCCTGCATTGAGCTTATTGAGAAG CCCATGGGCATCTTCTCCATCCTGGAAGAGGAGTGCATGTTCCCCAAGGCAACTGACATGTCTTTCAAAAACAAGCTCTATGACCAGCATCTGGGCAAGTCCAGCAACTTCCAGAAGCCCAAGCCTGTCAAAGGCAAGGCTGAGGCCCACTTCTCCCTCATACACTATGCTGGCACAGTGGACTACAACATCACTGGTTGGCTTGAGAAGAACAAGGACCCTCTGAACGAAACCGTCATTGGGCTGTACCAGAAATCATCTGTGAAGACACTGGCCTTACTCTTTGCCAACTATGGTGGAGCTGATGCAG GTGGTGGCAAAAAGGGTGGCAAGAAGAAGGGTTCTTCTTTCCAAACTGTCTCAGCTCTTTTCCGG GAGAACCTAAACAAGCTGATGACAAATCTGCGAAGCACTCACCCCCATTTTGTGCGCTGCATCAtcccaaatgaaacaaaaacacctG GTGCCATGGAACATGAGCTGGTGCTGCACCAGCTGCGGTGCAATGGCGTGCTGGAAGGGATCAGAATTTGCAGGAAAGGATTCCCTAGCAGAGTCCTCTACGCAGACTTCAAACAGAG ATATAGGGTGCTAAATGTCAGTGCTATCCCAGAGGGACAATTCATGGATAGCAAGAAGGCTTCGGAGAAGCTTCTTGGGTCCATTGATGTGGACCACACTCAGTACAAATTTGGTCACACCAAG GTGTTCTTCAAAGCTGGGCTAATAGGTCTTCTGGAGGAGATGAGAGATGAGAAGCTAGCAGAGATTATGACCATGACACAAGCAAGGTGCAGGGGCTTCCTCATGCGAGTGGAGTATCAGAGAATGGTGGAGAGGAG GGAATCCATCTTCTGTATCCAATACAACGTTCGTGCATTCATGAATGTCAAGCACTGGTCCTGGATGAAGCTGTTCTTCAAAATCAAGCCCTTGCTGAAGAGTGCAGAGTCAGAGAAGGAGATGGCTAATATGAAACAGGAATTTGAGAAAACTAAGGAAGAGCTTGCAAAGTCTGAGTCAaagaggaaggagctggaggagaaaatGGTGACCTTgctacaggagaaaaatgacCTACAGCTCCAAGTGCAGGCT GAAGCAGATAGTTTGGCTGATGCTGAGGAAAGATGTGACCAACTCATCAAAACCAAAATCCAGCTGGAAGCCAAAATTAAGGAGGTGACTGAAAGGGCCGAGGACGAGGAGGAAATCAATGCTGAGCTGACAGCCAAGAAGAGGAAACTAGAGGACGAATGttcagagctgaagaaagatATAGACGACCTGGAGTTAACGCTGGCCAAAgttgagaaggaaaaacatgccACCGAAAACAAG GTGAAAAACCTCACTGAGGAGATGGCAGCCCTGGACGAGAACATTGCCAAGctgacaaaagagaagaaagcccTCCAAGAGGCCCACCAGCAGACTCTGGATGAcctgcaggcagaagaggaCAAAGTCAATACGCTGACCAAAGCCAAAACCAAGCTGGAGCAGCAAGTGGATGAT CTCGAAGGGTCCCTGGAGCAAGAGAAGAAACTGCGCATGGACCTTGAGAGAGCCAAGAGGAAACTCGAGGGTGACCTGAAACTCGCCCAGGATACTATAATGGATTTGGAAAATGATAAGCAGCAGCTGGATGAGAAACTGAAGAA GAAAGACTTTGAAATCAGCCAGATCCAGAGCAAAATTGAGGATGAGCAAGTTCTCGGCATGCAATTACAGAAGAAGATCAAGGAGCTGCAG GCCCGAATTGAGGAACTGGAGGAGGAAATTGAGGCCGAGCGGACCTCTCGGGCCAAAGCAGAGAAGCATCGGGCTGACCTCTccagggagctggaggagatCAGTGAGCGCCTGGAAGAAGCAGGGGGAGCTACAGCAGCTCAGATTGAGGTGAACAAGAAGCGTGAGGCAGAATTTCAGAAGATGCGTCGGGACCTGGAGGAGGCCACTCTGCAGCATGAAgccacagctgctgccctgcgGAAGAAGCATGCGGACAGCACAGCCGAGCTTGGGGAGCAAATAGACAACCTTCAGCGCATCaagcagaagctggagaaggagaagagtgAGCTGAAGCTGGAGATTGACGACTTGGCCAGTAACATGGAGTCTGTCTCCAAAGCCAAG GCAAATCTGGAGAAGATGTGTCGGACTCTGGAAGACCAGCTGAGTGAGATTAAGTCAAAGGAGGAGCAGAATCAACGCATGATCAATGACCTCAATACACAAAGAGCTCGTCTACAAACAGAAACAG GTGAATATTCACGCCAGATAGAGGAAAAGGATGCATTGATTTCTCAGCTGTCCAGGGGCAAGCAGGGATTTACCCAACAGATTGAGGAACTGAAGAGACATctagaggaagaaataaag GCCAAGAACGCCCTGGCCCACGCCTTGCAATCTGCTCGCCATGACTGTGACCTGCTCCGAGAGCAATAtgaagaggagcaggaagccAAGGGTGAGCTGCAGCGCACCTTGTCCAAGGCCAACAGTGAAGTTGCCCAGTGGAGAACCAAATATGAGACAGACGCCATTCAGCGCACGGAGGAACTCGAGGAAGCCAA GAAGAAGCTGGCACAGCGcctgcaggaagcagaggagcacGTTGAAGCCGTGAATGCGAAATGTGCCTCCCTGGAAAAGACAAAGCAGCGGCTGCAGAATGAAGTGGAGGACCTGATGATAGATGTGGAGAGGTCAAATGCTGCTTGCGCAGCTCTGgacaagaagcagaagaattttGACAAG ATCCTGGCAGAGTGGAAGCAGAAGTATGAGGAAACGCAGGCTGAGCTGGAAGCCTCCCAGAAGGAGTCTCGCTCTCTCAGCACGGAGCTGTTTAAGATGAAGAATGCCTACGAGGAGTCCTTGGACCAGCTGGAAACGCTGAAGCGGGAGAACAAGAACTTGCAGC AGGAGATTGGTGACCTCACGGAGCAGATtgcagagggaggaaaggcCATTCATGAGCTGGAGAAAGTGAAGAAGCAGATTGAGCAGGAGAAATCTGAAATCCAGGCTGCTCTGGAGGAAGCTGAG GCCTCCCTAGAACATGAGGAGGGAAAGATCCTGCGCCTCCAGCTGGAGCTCAACCAGGTCAAGTCTGAGATTGACAGGAAGATAGcagaaaaagatgaggaaattgAGCAACTGAAGAGAAACCATCTCCGAGTTGTGGAGTCCATGCAGAGCAGCCTGGATGCAGAGATCAGGAGCAGGAATGAAGCCCTGAGGCTGAAGAAGAAGATGGAGGGAGACCTGAATGAAATGGAGATCCAACTGAGCCATGCCAACCGTGTGGCAGCAGAGGCGCAAAAGAACCTGAGAAACACACAGGCGGTGCTGAAG GATACCCAGATACACTTGGACGATGCTCTCAGGACGCAGGAGGACCTGAAGGAGCAGGTGGCCATGGTGGAGCGCAGAGCAAACCTGTTGCAGGCTGAAGTTGAGGAGCTACGGGCAGCCCTGGAGCAGACGGAGCGGTCGAGGAAAGTGGCcgagcaggagctgctggatgCAACGGAACGTGTGCAGCTCCTTCATACCCAG AACACCAGCTTGATCAACAGCAAGAAGAAGCTGGAAACAGACATCATGCAAATTCAGGGAGAAATGGAGGAGACGATTCAGGAAGCCCGCAATGCTGAAGAGAAGGCCAAGAAGGCCATCACAGAT GCGGCCATGAtggcagaagagctgaagaagGAGCAGGACACCAGTGCCCACCTGGAGAGGATGAAGAAGAACTTGGACCAGACAGTGAAGGACCTGCAGCACCGTCTGGATGAGGCTGAGCAGCTGGCACTGAAAGGAGGCAAGAAGCAAATCCAGAAGCTGGAGGCCAGG GTGAGAGAGCTGGAAGGGGAGGTTGATGCTGAGCAGAAGCGCAGCGCTGAAGCCGTGAAGGGTGTGCGCAAATACGAGAGGAGAGTGAAGGAGCTGACCTACCAG TCTGAGGAAGACCGGAAGAATATTCTCAGGCTCCAGGACCTGGTGGACAAGCTGCAAATGAAGGTGAAATCGTACAAGAGACAAGCTGAGGAGGCT GAGGAGCTGTCCAATGTCAACCTCTCCAAATTCCGCAAGATCCAGCACGAGCTGGAGGAAGCTGAGGAGCGGGCTGACATTGCAGAGTCGCAGGTCAACAAGCTCCGAGTCAAGAGCCGGGAGTTTCACAGCAAGAAGatagaagaggaagaatga